Proteins found in one Thermaerobacter subterraneus DSM 13965 genomic segment:
- a CDS encoding metal-sensitive transcriptional regulator, whose translation MTGRNESVATEDARRQPAGAAGHPIREHCHPVVQAGLRDDRGPDEPGTGGAGRSATGTAGGSGTDAAGRDDDGAGGMQAGGNRQRRMTPYADRKKLLDRLRRIEGQVRGLQRMVEEERYCVDVLVQVAAVRAALDAVALQLLEQHTHHCVQEAVRSGDGDAAIDEVMAVVQRLLRTP comes from the coding sequence TTGACCGGCCGAAACGAGAGTGTGGCGACCGAAGACGCACGCCGGCAGCCCGCGGGGGCAGCCGGTCATCCTATCCGTGAACATTGCCATCCCGTGGTGCAGGCCGGGCTCCGCGATGATCGCGGTCCCGATGAACCCGGCACCGGCGGCGCCGGACGGAGCGCGACCGGTACCGCCGGCGGGAGTGGAACGGACGCCGCCGGAAGGGACGACGACGGCGCGGGCGGGATGCAGGCGGGCGGGAACCGGCAGCGCCGGATGACGCCCTATGCCGACCGCAAGAAGCTGCTGGACCGCCTCCGCCGCATCGAGGGCCAGGTCCGCGGCCTGCAGCGCATGGTGGAAGAGGAGCGCTACTGCGTGGACGTGCTGGTCCAGGTGGCGGCGGTACGGGCCGCCCTGGACGCCGTCGCCCTGCAGCTCCTCGAGCAGCACACCCACCACTGCGTCCAGGAGGCCGTACGCAGCGGTGACGGCGACGCCGCCATCGACGAGGTCATGGCGGTGGTGCAGCGGCTGCTCCGGACCCCGTAG
- a CDS encoding heavy-metal-associated domain-containing protein: MATRVYQVKGMSCDHCKSAVKKAISGIAGVKDVEVDLATGRVTVTYEGDLDDTRVREAVEDAGYEVA, translated from the coding sequence ATGGCGACGCGGGTCTACCAGGTCAAGGGCATGTCCTGCGACCACTGCAAGTCGGCGGTCAAGAAGGCGATCTCCGGGATTGCGGGCGTGAAGGATGTGGAGGTCGACCTGGCCACCGGCCGTGTGACGGTGACCTACGAGGGCGACCTGGACGACACCCGGGTTCGGGAGGCCGTCGAGGACGCCGGCTACGAGGTGGCGTAA
- a CDS encoding zinc ribbon domain-containing protein, which yields MDVAAPIQERFKCSKCGNDQARVKELAMTGTGLSKLFDIQHNHYLFVSCLHCGYTEVYDPRILGGKRGTLSTILDVLFGG from the coding sequence GTGGACGTGGCGGCGCCGATCCAGGAGCGGTTCAAGTGCAGCAAGTGCGGCAACGACCAGGCACGGGTCAAGGAATTGGCCATGACCGGTACGGGGCTCAGCAAGCTCTTCGACATCCAGCACAACCACTACCTTTTTGTCTCGTGCCTCCACTGCGGTTACACCGAGGTATACGACCCCCGCATCCTGGGCGGCAAGCGCGGCACCCTTTCGACAATCCTGGACGTCCTGTTCGGCGGGTGA
- a CDS encoding TlpA family protein disulfide reductase, producing the protein MSKRDDGIHQAEAAAAAASPAASRTGEPGSDAFPVPPDVRRRRRRIALAVALVLAAAFLVGVRSMGHILASAPAPGKPAPDFTLPQLDGPPVRLSDLRGRVVVLNFWASWCIPCREETPALKAFYQQYGDRVAFYAINVAEPVDTVRAFLAEFGATYPVLLDRDKTVYRQYRVTGYPETFWIDEQGIVRIHWRGPMTLEDMERFYRETAAASRSSNPPPAG; encoded by the coding sequence ATGAGCAAGCGCGATGACGGAATCCACCAGGCAGAAGCGGCGGCCGCAGCGGCATCCCCGGCCGCGTCGAGGACGGGCGAACCCGGTTCGGATGCCTTCCCGGTGCCGCCTGACGTCCGGCGGCGCCGGCGGCGCATCGCCCTGGCCGTGGCCCTGGTGCTGGCCGCCGCCTTCCTGGTGGGGGTCCGGTCCATGGGGCACATCCTGGCCTCGGCACCGGCACCGGGCAAGCCTGCGCCCGACTTCACCCTGCCCCAGCTGGACGGCCCGCCAGTGCGGCTCTCCGACCTGCGCGGCCGGGTGGTGGTCCTCAACTTCTGGGCCTCCTGGTGCATTCCGTGCCGCGAAGAGACGCCGGCCCTCAAGGCCTTCTACCAGCAGTACGGCGACCGGGTGGCCTTCTACGCCATCAACGTCGCCGAACCCGTGGACACCGTGCGCGCCTTCCTGGCGGAGTTCGGCGCCACCTACCCCGTGCTGCTGGACCGGGACAAGACCGTTTACCGCCAGTATCGGGTCACGGGGTACCCGGAGACCTTCTGGATCGACGAGCAAGGGATCGTGCGGATTCACTGGCGCGGCCCCATGACCCTGGAAGACATGGAGCGCTTCTACCGGGAGACGGCCGCGGCGAGCCGTTCGAGCAACCCGCCGCCGGCCGGGTGA
- a CDS encoding DEAD/DEAH box helicase has product MTRNPSFDEVLESLGEVLEAAPERIFWRGRDYADDGRVLDLAWGPGPALRAQVEGTAREPYRVAVWWDPTSDCWQATCSCPYEGWPCKHVVAAILRFMDRFEAGEDLPDDPGTTGPTAAAAGDGTPPPAGARPGEPAGGLERAMAAGGPARAVASSGPDRVPAPGGSDRAVPSGGSAPAPASSPPPGPPASAPPAGSAPAGRPGSAGWRAEVDRWLERAGSDAPAGRGPQSGRDGHPGAGPQPGTDQVVVRLYFYPDGLRIAIHRARWGKQGLGKERPLHFDPLSPWLPSPAGPLHRLLFRMLEHPVPHPGRPGAATYDPLYEIPPGMVDLCLELLGRLPFVFAGDGREPLRIEHEPYRVEVVAVPAGDDLTLTTRWFTGDGRPWSPPAGSVGIPGERYLWVQWGPVLRPVLTAGDVALHLAVGARPVTVPAAEVPDFIGRYLPRLQRRARIQLPGALQQQIRDGAPRPVILLSEQEGALVVELAFAYGDGEPSIRAGDDEPALVPGGVRVWYRRRPDLERAAWDQFAAAMAAVDAGPGPDGSVRLFGDQALDFLAETLPRLAQRWEVRGQERLVRFRVSRSPLRSQVRVATGIDWLDLDVTLASPEGTAGWEALLDALQRHSRYVRLDSGVMARLPEAWLQRLGVLAEHARHHRRRRGAGGEPRSSGEEPLRLSRWAFGVAAHLLEAADRREADQGFRHLARLLDGFEGIPEMPLPRGLKARLRPYQVRGYHWLCFVRDHGLHGILADDMGLGKTVQVLALLLAEMEDGRAAAPSLVVVPTSLVFNWVEEARRFAPDLRVLALTGPRRAPLFRQAGEYDLLITTYPLIWRDIAHLEARDYHYLILDEAQHVKNPDTQTWQALRRLRARHRLALTGTPVENHVLDLWALFEILMPGYLGRQEAFVRRYAGAAAEPAPADGRPDPRVAELRRRVFPFILRRVKDEVARDLPPRTEVVQYCEMLPAQRKLYRELLAAYRARVLAEVDRAGIARSRMTILEALLRLRQACCHPALLDLPGYRNAGSAKLEAFRDLVHHVAGGGGKVLVFSQFTSMLDILQRELDRLGLGWERLDGRVRNREERVRRFQEGDVPVFLISLKAGGTGLNLTAASYVIHYDPWWNPAAEEQATGRAHRIGQDRPVFSYKLITRGTVEEKILQLQEQKRALAGALLAGDGQLGKDLTREDLEFLLAPD; this is encoded by the coding sequence GTGACGCGCAACCCTTCCTTCGACGAAGTCCTCGAGTCGCTGGGGGAGGTCCTCGAGGCCGCACCCGAGCGGATCTTCTGGCGGGGTCGCGACTACGCCGACGACGGGCGCGTGCTGGACCTGGCCTGGGGGCCGGGGCCGGCGCTCCGGGCGCAGGTCGAAGGAACCGCCCGCGAGCCGTACCGGGTCGCCGTCTGGTGGGACCCCACCTCCGACTGCTGGCAGGCGACCTGCTCGTGCCCGTATGAGGGGTGGCCCTGCAAGCACGTGGTGGCGGCCATCCTCCGTTTCATGGACCGGTTCGAGGCAGGGGAAGACCTGCCGGACGACCCCGGGACCACCGGGCCCACCGCCGCCGCGGCGGGTGACGGGACGCCCCCGCCGGCTGGGGCCCGGCCTGGGGAACCGGCAGGCGGCCTGGAACGTGCCATGGCTGCGGGCGGGCCGGCCCGAGCCGTGGCCTCCAGCGGACCGGACCGGGTCCCGGCCCCCGGCGGATCGGACCGAGCCGTACCCTCTGGCGGATCGGCGCCTGCGCCCGCATCGTCTCCCCCGCCTGGACCGCCGGCATCGGCACCGCCAGCGGGCTCGGCGCCGGCCGGCCGGCCCGGTTCCGCCGGGTGGCGTGCCGAGGTGGACCGGTGGCTCGAGCGGGCGGGGTCGGATGCTCCGGCCGGCCGCGGCCCGCAGTCCGGCCGTGACGGCCACCCCGGTGCCGGGCCGCAGCCCGGGACCGACCAGGTGGTGGTCCGCCTCTATTTCTACCCCGACGGCCTGCGGATCGCCATCCACCGCGCCCGCTGGGGCAAGCAGGGGCTTGGCAAGGAGCGGCCGCTGCACTTCGACCCCCTGTCACCGTGGCTGCCCTCGCCGGCCGGGCCCCTGCACCGCCTGCTCTTCCGGATGCTGGAGCATCCCGTCCCCCACCCGGGACGGCCGGGGGCCGCCACCTACGACCCCCTCTACGAGATCCCGCCCGGGATGGTCGACCTCTGCCTGGAGCTCCTCGGCCGGTTGCCCTTCGTGTTCGCCGGGGACGGGCGCGAGCCGTTGCGCATCGAGCACGAGCCCTACCGGGTCGAGGTCGTCGCCGTCCCTGCGGGGGACGATCTGACCCTCACCACCCGCTGGTTCACCGGCGACGGCCGGCCGTGGTCGCCGCCCGCCGGCAGCGTCGGCATCCCGGGCGAGCGCTACCTGTGGGTCCAATGGGGGCCGGTCCTGCGGCCCGTGCTCACCGCTGGCGACGTGGCCCTCCACCTGGCCGTGGGCGCCCGGCCGGTGACCGTCCCGGCCGCCGAGGTGCCCGACTTCATCGGCCGGTACCTGCCCCGGCTCCAGCGGCGGGCGCGGATCCAGCTGCCGGGCGCCTTGCAGCAGCAGATCCGCGACGGGGCGCCCCGTCCTGTGATCCTGCTGTCCGAGCAGGAAGGCGCCCTGGTGGTGGAACTGGCCTTTGCCTACGGCGACGGCGAGCCCTCGATCCGCGCCGGCGACGACGAGCCGGCCCTGGTGCCGGGAGGCGTCCGGGTCTGGTACCGCCGCCGCCCGGACCTGGAGCGGGCGGCGTGGGACCAGTTCGCCGCCGCCATGGCGGCCGTCGACGCCGGGCCCGGGCCCGACGGCAGTGTCCGGCTCTTCGGCGACCAGGCCCTGGACTTCCTGGCCGAGACGCTGCCTCGCCTGGCCCAGCGCTGGGAGGTCCGGGGACAGGAACGGCTGGTCCGCTTCCGGGTGAGCCGCAGCCCCCTGCGATCCCAGGTCCGGGTCGCCACCGGCATCGACTGGCTGGATCTGGACGTGACCTTGGCATCCCCGGAGGGCACGGCCGGTTGGGAGGCGCTGCTCGATGCGCTGCAGCGGCACTCCCGGTACGTGCGCCTGGATTCGGGGGTCATGGCGCGGCTGCCCGAAGCGTGGCTGCAGCGGCTGGGCGTCCTGGCTGAGCACGCCCGCCATCACCGGCGGCGCCGGGGGGCGGGCGGCGAGCCGCGTTCGTCCGGGGAGGAACCGCTGCGCCTCAGCCGCTGGGCATTCGGCGTCGCCGCCCACCTGCTGGAGGCCGCCGACCGCCGCGAGGCGGACCAGGGCTTCCGCCACCTGGCCCGGCTGCTGGACGGCTTCGAGGGCATCCCCGAGATGCCGCTGCCCCGGGGCCTCAAGGCCCGGCTGCGGCCGTACCAGGTCCGGGGTTACCACTGGCTGTGCTTTGTGCGCGACCACGGCCTGCACGGCATCCTGGCCGACGACATGGGTCTCGGCAAGACCGTCCAGGTCCTGGCCCTGCTGCTGGCGGAGATGGAGGACGGCCGGGCCGCGGCACCCAGCCTGGTGGTGGTACCCACCTCGCTGGTCTTCAACTGGGTCGAGGAAGCCCGGCGGTTCGCGCCCGACTTGCGGGTGCTGGCCTTGACGGGACCGCGGCGGGCGCCCCTGTTCCGCCAGGCCGGGGAATACGACCTGCTGATCACCACCTATCCCCTGATCTGGCGGGACATCGCGCACCTGGAAGCGCGCGACTACCACTACCTGATCCTCGACGAGGCCCAGCACGTGAAGAACCCGGACACCCAGACCTGGCAGGCCCTGCGGCGGCTTCGCGCCCGCCACCGGCTGGCCCTGACCGGAACGCCCGTGGAGAACCACGTCCTGGACCTGTGGGCCCTGTTCGAGATCCTGATGCCGGGGTACCTGGGCCGGCAGGAGGCCTTCGTGCGCCGGTACGCGGGGGCTGCCGCGGAGCCGGCCCCGGCGGACGGTCGCCCCGACCCGCGGGTGGCGGAGCTCCGGCGCCGGGTCTTCCCCTTCATCCTGCGCCGGGTCAAGGACGAGGTGGCCCGCGACCTGCCGCCCCGCACCGAGGTGGTGCAGTACTGCGAGATGCTGCCCGCCCAGCGAAAGCTCTACCGCGAGCTGCTGGCCGCCTACCGCGCCCGCGTCCTGGCCGAGGTCGACCGGGCGGGCATCGCCCGCAGCCGCATGACCATCCTGGAAGCCCTGCTGCGCCTCCGGCAGGCCTGCTGCCACCCGGCGCTGCTGGACCTTCCGGGCTACCGCAACGCGGGCTCCGCCAAGCTGGAAGCCTTCCGGGACCTGGTCCATCATGTCGCCGGCGGCGGCGGCAAGGTGCTGGTCTTCAGCCAGTTCACCAGCATGCTGGACATCCTGCAGCGGGAGCTGGACCGGCTAGGGCTGGGCTGGGAGCGCCTGGACGGGCGGGTCCGCAACCGCGAGGAGCGGGTGCGGCGGTTCCAGGAGGGCGACGTGCCGGTCTTCCTCATCAGCCTCAAGGCCGGCGGCACCGGCCTCAACCTGACCGCCGCCTCCTACGTGATCCACTACGACCCGTGGTGGAACCCGGCCGCGGAGGAACAGGCTACGGGCCGTGCCCACCGCATCGGCCAGGACCGGCCGGTGTTCAGCTACAAGCTGATCACCCGGGGCACGGTGGAGGAGAAGATCCTGCAGCTCCAGGAGCAGAAGCGGGCGCTGGCCGGCGCCCTGCTGGCGGGCGACGGCCAACTGGGCAAGGACCTGACCCGCGAAGACCTGGAGTTCCTGCTGGCGCCGGATTGA
- a CDS encoding CaiB/BaiF CoA transferase family protein, which produces MKGRQGPLQGIRVLDLSRVLSGPYCTMMLADFGADVIKIERPETGDDTRAWGPPFVNGEAAYFLSVNRNKRSVVVDLKAPEGRDLIRRMARQCDVVVENFRPGTAAKLGIGPDDLLRENPRLVYASISGFGQDGPYRDKPGYDAIAQAMGGIMHVTGEPDRPPVRAGVAIADIGAGMWAAFGILAALWERERSGRGQVVDVSLLEGQIAWLTYVAGNYFATGQVPRRYGSAHPNLVPYQAFETADGHLIVAVGNDSLWRRFCEAAERPDLAADPRYATNAGRVEHREELLPELEALMRRRTTAEWLRRLDRAGVPAGPILSIADLAQDPHVQHRQMIVSLEHPRAGVIRVTGIPVKLSATPGAIYAPPPLLGQHTDQVLEELGLPAEERRRLREAGVIG; this is translated from the coding sequence GTGAAGGGCCGCCAAGGACCGCTTCAGGGCATCCGCGTCCTCGACCTTTCGCGGGTGCTCAGCGGGCCGTACTGCACCATGATGCTGGCCGACTTCGGCGCCGACGTGATCAAGATCGAGCGGCCCGAGACGGGGGACGACACCCGGGCCTGGGGACCGCCCTTCGTCAACGGGGAGGCGGCCTACTTCCTGTCGGTCAACCGCAACAAGCGCAGCGTGGTGGTCGACCTCAAGGCGCCCGAGGGCCGCGACCTGATCCGGCGCATGGCGCGGCAGTGCGACGTGGTGGTGGAGAACTTCCGCCCGGGCACCGCCGCCAAGCTGGGCATCGGGCCCGACGACCTGCTGCGGGAGAACCCGCGACTGGTCTACGCCTCCATCTCGGGCTTCGGCCAGGACGGGCCCTACCGGGACAAGCCCGGCTATGACGCCATCGCCCAGGCCATGGGGGGCATCATGCACGTCACCGGCGAGCCCGACCGGCCCCCGGTGCGGGCCGGCGTGGCCATCGCCGACATCGGCGCCGGGATGTGGGCCGCCTTCGGCATCCTGGCCGCCCTGTGGGAGCGGGAGCGCTCCGGCCGCGGCCAGGTGGTGGACGTCTCCCTGCTGGAGGGCCAGATCGCCTGGCTGACCTACGTGGCCGGCAACTACTTCGCCACCGGCCAGGTCCCGCGCCGCTACGGCTCGGCCCACCCCAACCTGGTGCCGTACCAGGCCTTCGAGACGGCCGACGGCCACCTGATCGTGGCGGTGGGCAACGACAGCCTCTGGCGGCGCTTCTGCGAGGCGGCGGAACGGCCCGACCTGGCCGCCGACCCCCGTTATGCCACCAACGCCGGGCGCGTGGAGCACCGGGAGGAGCTCCTGCCGGAGCTGGAGGCGCTGATGCGCCGCCGGACCACCGCCGAGTGGCTCCGGCGCCTGGACCGGGCCGGGGTACCGGCGGGTCCCATCCTCAGCATCGCCGACCTGGCCCAGGACCCCCACGTGCAGCACCGGCAGATGATCGTCTCCCTGGAGCACCCCCGGGCCGGGGTCATCCGGGTGACGGGCATCCCGGTCAAGCTCTCGGCCACCCCGGGCGCCATCTACGCACCCCCGCCCCTGCTCGGCCAGCACACCGACCAGGTGCTGGAGGAACTCGGCCTGCCGGCCGAGGAGCGCCGGCGGCTGCGGGAGGCCGGGGTGATCGGCTGA